The proteins below come from a single Leptotrichia sp. oral taxon 223 genomic window:
- a CDS encoding DUF488 domain-containing protein, whose amino-acid sequence MNKLNWKRIYEKPEKNDGFRVFADRLWARGMKKEDAKIDYWAKEITPTKELREDYHKGRINFETFAAGYLSELEKNPDFDNFLQKIKTELTSRNVTILFASKTPEISHIPILKKYLENKL is encoded by the coding sequence ATGAATAAACTTAACTGGAAAAGAATTTATGAGAAACCTGAAAAAAATGATGGTTTTAGAGTGTTTGCAGACAGGCTATGGGCAAGGGGGATGAAAAAGGAAGATGCCAAAATTGATTACTGGGCAAAGGAAATTACACCTACAAAAGAACTCAGGGAAGATTATCACAAAGGAAGAATTAATTTTGAAACGTTTGCAGCGGGATATCTAAGCGAGCTGGAAAAAAATCCTGATTTTGACAACTTTTTACAAAAAATAAAAACCGAGCTGACTTCAAGAAATGTTACAATACTTTTTGCAAGCAAGACTCCTGAAATTAGTCATATTCCGATTTTAAAAAAGTATTTGGAAAATAAGTTGTAA
- the ruvA gene encoding Holliday junction branch migration protein RuvA — translation MFEYISGKLTIKKIDYIALDINGLAYKIHVSLKTFEKLDNIGSDEKLYIYTNVKEDDISLYGFKTQNERELFKALITISGVGPKLGIAILSTFNTREIIDIVNENESKIFTRVPGLGVKKAQKIILDLKDKVKKLDLAESIEEISDISSSKLITSNASNPELLLMKEDLKLALESLGYTNTNVAKWITDNELIKVKDISEAIKIILQKIQK, via the coding sequence ATGTTTGAATACATTTCTGGAAAATTAACAATAAAAAAAATTGATTATATAGCTTTAGATATAAACGGTTTAGCATATAAAATTCATGTATCTCTAAAAACTTTTGAAAAGTTAGATAATATTGGAAGTGATGAAAAATTATACATTTATACAAATGTAAAAGAAGATGATATTTCATTATATGGATTTAAAACCCAAAATGAAAGAGAACTTTTTAAGGCGTTAATAACTATAAGCGGTGTAGGACCTAAGCTTGGAATTGCCATATTATCAACTTTTAATACACGAGAAATTATTGACATTGTAAATGAAAATGAATCAAAAATTTTCACAAGAGTTCCAGGACTAGGAGTAAAAAAAGCGCAAAAAATAATTTTAGACTTAAAAGATAAAGTAAAAAAACTGGATTTAGCAGAATCAATTGAAGAAATAAGCGATATATCATCAAGTAAATTGATAACATCAAATGCTTCAAATCCAGAATTGTTATTAATGAAAGAAGATCTAAAGCTAGCTTTAGAATCTTTGGGATATACAAATACCAATGTTGCAAAATGGATAACAGACAATGAATTAATAAAGGTAAAAGATATAAGTGAAGCCATAAAAATAATTTTACAAAAGATTCAAAAATAA
- a CDS encoding D-alanyl-D-alanine carboxypeptidase family protein, with protein sequence MVKKVKFGKKSKKLIFSMAFLAVSAFSFAEGEDYHDYKALLIGDVNGNIIKEDNSLAVRPLASVTKIMTSILTLDKIKSGQISYDDKVTVSSKAASVPYGIKLTAGKQYTVRDLLKATIIKSSNNAAYALAEYVGGDVSNFVNSMNEKARSYGLTSLRYCSPNGLPPSYTGSCMDQGNARDLYKLAQITLKDYSEYLNFSKNKVDYVDNGNTKVTSTNTLLGNVLGVDGIKTGYHNAAGSNIVLTANRGNDRMIAIILGSNRAKDRNAIGAKEINDYYANGYARKTNVNNGYTNKNTAANSSYSAENNGSAQKGNKIEQFFNMIFRKNNNENSAKRMKIISKSDVIATATIGNSKYNLYPSKDVEITATQRPNLNYTVNLNSGITRKSVGKIVGTYVATDGTLTYSGELIMK encoded by the coding sequence ATGGTAAAAAAAGTAAAGTTTGGAAAAAAAAGTAAAAAACTAATATTTTCTATGGCATTTTTGGCTGTATCAGCATTTTCATTTGCTGAAGGGGAAGATTATCATGACTATAAGGCACTTCTAATAGGAGATGTTAATGGGAATATTATAAAGGAAGACAACAGTTTAGCAGTTCGTCCATTAGCCTCAGTTACTAAAATTATGACATCAATATTGACGCTGGATAAAATAAAAAGCGGACAAATTTCATATGATGATAAAGTGACAGTTTCATCTAAAGCTGCCTCAGTTCCGTATGGAATAAAATTAACGGCTGGAAAGCAGTATACAGTAAGAGATTTATTAAAAGCAACAATTATTAAATCGTCAAATAATGCGGCATATGCTCTTGCTGAGTACGTTGGAGGAGATGTTTCAAATTTTGTAAATTCAATGAATGAAAAAGCTAGAAGTTATGGATTAACTTCACTTAGATACTGTTCTCCAAACGGATTGCCGCCTAGCTATACAGGATCATGCATGGATCAGGGAAATGCACGTGATTTGTATAAATTGGCTCAAATAACGTTAAAAGACTATAGCGAGTATTTAAATTTTTCAAAAAATAAAGTAGACTATGTTGACAATGGAAATACAAAAGTAACTTCTACAAATACGCTTTTAGGAAATGTACTAGGAGTGGATGGAATAAAAACAGGTTACCACAATGCGGCAGGTTCTAACATTGTTTTAACGGCAAATAGAGGAAATGACAGAATGATAGCCATTATTTTAGGTTCAAACAGGGCAAAAGACAGAAATGCAATAGGGGCAAAAGAAATAAACGATTATTATGCAAATGGCTATGCAAGAAAAACAAATGTGAATAATGGCTACACTAATAAAAACACAGCTGCCAATAGCAGTTACAGTGCTGAAAATAATGGAAGTGCACAAAAAGGCAATAAAATAGAACAATTTTTCAATATGATCTTCAGAAAGAATAATAATGAAAATTCAGCTAAAAGAATGAAGATTATAAGCAAAAGTGATGTGATAGCAACAGCAACAATAGGAAATAGCAAATATAACTTATATCCATCCAAAGATGTTGAAATAACAGCTACTCAACGTCCTAACTTAAATTACACAGTAAATTTAAATTCAGGAATCACTAGAAAAAGCGTAGGAAAAATTGTAGGTACATATGTTGCAACTGACGGAACATTAACTTACAGTGGAGAATTAATTATGAAATAA
- the murI gene encoding glutamate racemase, producing the protein MSIGVFDSGIGGLTVLKEIRKVLPSEKIYYLGDTARVPYGEKTKELIIRYSKEIVAFLLEKNVSAIVVACNTATALALNELKEIFKIPIIGVIEAGARTAINTTKNGKIGVIGTKATIKSGKYKEEIKLFNTKAEVIQKACPLFVPAVEEGILSGKLVNQIIKTYLDDFEGKIDTLILGCTHYPLLKDAISKIYPNIKIVDPAKETALDLKNILQKNEFLKNDAKKNEEVKYYVTDGQEKFKEIGIMFLKEDIKEVELIKL; encoded by the coding sequence ATGTCAATTGGTGTATTTGACTCTGGAATTGGAGGACTTACAGTATTAAAGGAAATAAGAAAAGTTCTTCCAAGTGAAAAAATATATTATCTTGGAGACACTGCAAGAGTTCCATATGGGGAAAAGACAAAAGAATTAATTATCCGGTATTCAAAAGAAATAGTTGCATTTTTGTTAGAAAAAAACGTGAGCGCTATTGTAGTGGCCTGCAATACAGCAACAGCCTTAGCTCTAAACGAGTTAAAGGAAATATTTAAAATCCCAATTATAGGAGTAATTGAAGCAGGTGCAAGAACGGCAATAAATACCACAAAAAATGGTAAAATCGGCGTTATAGGGACAAAAGCAACGATAAAATCAGGAAAATACAAAGAAGAGATAAAACTTTTCAACACAAAGGCAGAAGTTATTCAGAAAGCATGCCCACTTTTTGTGCCAGCAGTAGAAGAAGGAATTTTAAGCGGGAAATTAGTAAATCAAATAATAAAAACATATCTTGATGATTTTGAAGGCAAAATTGACACGCTAATATTAGGATGTACTCATTATCCTTTATTAAAAGACGCTATCAGTAAAATTTATCCGAATATAAAAATAGTGGATCCGGCAAAGGAAACGGCTTTAGATTTAAAAAATATTTTACAAAAAAATGAATTTTTAAAGAATGATGCTAAAAAAAATGAAGAGGTAAAATACTATGTGACAGATGGACAGGAAAAATTTAAAGAAATTGGCATTATGTTTTTAAAAGAAGATATTAAAGAAGTGGAACTGATAAAACTATAA
- a CDS encoding NUDIX domain-containing protein, which yields MIATLCYLEKDNKYLMLYRNKKKIDINKGKWIGVGGKLETGETPEQCLIREVQEETGYKLNSYKYRGLVIFNYNEDEPLFMYVYTSSDFAGMEKECDEGDLKWIPKNEILDLELWEGDKIFLELLFKNTPFFYLTLNYENDNLLSSKLEFKEKYSCFEVFVPENYVEKIVENLQKYNLLTEGFYADVYSTIDGIGHWKTLEGGNPFDGEVGKASVANEKIMKFRVKKEFEELAYYLVKEAHPYETAVINVFRMEV from the coding sequence ATGATTGCGACATTATGTTACCTTGAAAAAGATAATAAATATCTAATGCTATACAGAAATAAGAAAAAAATCGATATAAATAAAGGGAAATGGATTGGCGTTGGTGGAAAACTGGAAACAGGGGAAACACCTGAGCAATGTTTAATACGGGAAGTCCAGGAGGAAACAGGATACAAGCTGAACAGTTATAAATACAGAGGGCTTGTAATTTTTAATTACAATGAAGACGAGCCTTTATTCATGTATGTTTATACAAGTTCCGATTTTGCCGGGATGGAAAAGGAATGTGATGAGGGGGATTTGAAATGGATTCCGAAAAATGAAATTTTGGATTTGGAATTGTGGGAAGGCGACAAAATATTTTTAGAATTATTGTTTAAAAATACACCATTTTTTTATTTGACTTTAAATTATGAAAATGACAATTTATTGAGCTCAAAACTAGAATTTAAAGAAAAATACAGCTGTTTTGAAGTTTTTGTTCCAGAAAATTATGTGGAAAAAATTGTGGAAAACTTACAAAAATACAATCTTTTGACAGAAGGCTTTTATGCAGATGTTTATTCTACAATTGATGGAATTGGACATTGGAAAACTTTGGAAGGTGGGAATCCTTTTGACGGAGAAGTTGGAAAAGCGAGCGTTGCCAATGAAAAAATTATGAAATTTAGAGTAAAAAAAGAATTTGAGGAGCTGGCGTATTATTTAGTGAAGGAAGCACATC